A stretch of Ipomoea triloba cultivar NCNSP0323 chromosome 11, ASM357664v1 DNA encodes these proteins:
- the LOC115996543 gene encoding photosystem I chlorophyll a/b-binding protein 6, chloroplastic, giving the protein MALSIASTALPNIPLIRHNKQNWVPGQAKAKTCMLLSSSRTLWRLNAGKEVSSVCEPLPPDRPLWFPGSSPPQWLDGSLPGDFGFDPLGLGSDPELLKWFAQAELMHGRWAMLAVAGILIPEWLEGLGFIQNYSWYDAGAREYFADPTTLFVVQMALMGWAEGRRWADIINPGCVDVEPTLPHKKKPKRDVGYPGGLWFDPFMWGRGSPEPVMVLRTKEIKNGRLAMLAFVGFCFQAIYTKQGPIENLMYHLADPGHNNIFSAFTSH; this is encoded by the exons ATGGCTCTATCCATTGCTTCCACTGCACTTCCAAACATTCCCCTCATCAG ACATAATAAGCAAAATTGGGTTCCTGGGCAGGCAAAGGCAAAAACATGCATGTTGTTGTCATCATCAAGAACATTATGGCGTTTGAATGCTGGTAAAGAGGTTTCAAGTGTTTGTGAACCTCTTCCTCCTGATAGACCTCTTTGGTTCCCTGGTAGTTCTCCTCCTCAATGGCTTGATGGCAG TCTTCCTGGAGATTTTGGTTTCGACCCACTTGGATTAG GGTCTGATCCAGAGCTGCTGAAATGGTTTGCGCAAGCGGAGCTGATGCACGGCCGATGGGCAATGCTAGCGGTGGCCGGAATACTCATCCCGGAATGGCTGGAAGGCCTGGGATTCATCCAAAACTACTCATGGTACGACGCCGGCGCCAGAGAGTATTTCGCAGACCCCACCACTCTTTTCGTGGTGCAAATGGCGTTGATGGGGTGGGCGGAGGGGCGGCGATGGGCGGATATAATCAACCCAGGCTGCGTCGACGTGGAGCCCACGCTGCCGCACAAGAAGAAGCCGAAGCGGGACGTTGGCTACCCTGGCGGGCTGTGGTTTGACCCGTTTATGTGGGGGAGAGGCTCGCCGGAGCCGGTGATGGTGCTCAGAACCAAGGAGATCAAGAATGGCAGGCTGGCTATGTTGGCATTTGTGGGGTTCTGTTTCCAGGCTATTTATACTAAACAGGGGCCTATTGAGAACCTCATGTACCACCTTGCTGATCCAGGCCACAACAATATTTTCTCT GCTTTCACCTCACACTGA
- the LOC115996541 gene encoding inter-alpha-trypsin inhibitor heavy chain H4-like, with the protein MAEEFANAVEDGLRLSKRIYFGKDRAVAPPKPITPMEKAASSYLPSAPMLYAVIDNPAIVDNPDIPSYQPHVHGRCDPPALIPLQMNRVSLQADCYLDTAFVTLTGSWRVHCVMGSRSCDCCIAIPMGEQGSILGVEVEVPRELYSTEIIAFEDQKETGKAVKVDDGNYLKPSIFTLKIPQIDGGTNLSVTIRWSQKLLYHDGQFTLNIPFNFPEYVTPAGKKISKKEKISVNVNSCPGAEVLCKTASHPMKELRRPSGKLAFLYEADVLNWSSNDFVFAYAISTGQTYGGVLLQSPGALDIDQREMFCCYLFPQNEQSRKVFRKEVVFVVDISGSMRGKPLEDTKAALFSVLLKLDPQDSFNIIAFSGETFLFSSSLVLATKESIQNAMEWISTNFIAGGDTNILNPLNQAIEMLSDMSKTIPIIFLITDGAVEDERHICDVMKSYLTKDRTICPRVYTLGVGRFCNHYFLRMLAMLSRGFYEDAYDVETLEARVEGLFAKASSIFLANIAINFGSLDLEDFEVYPSQLPDLSSESPLILSGRYRGAFPDNLTVTGSLVDMGNLSLDLKVQEAEGIPLDKVLAHQQIMMLTAQAWFTEDKELEEKIAKMSVQNSIVSEYTHMALVGTEKTKGTPEPIKKKKGTDKQKTEDPKSEKRIILQNLGFGFGNLTATAANTPAGIIGATPVAADVFAKAASNCCGKMCQKCCCMCCIQACSKVNDQCAIVLTQLLSSLACLGCCTCCEICCSAEDG; encoded by the exons ATGGCGGAGGAGTTCGCGAATGCAGTGGAGGATGGCCTCCGGCTGTCGAAGCGGATTTACTTCGGCAAGGACCGCGCCGTGGCGCCGCCGAAGCCGATAACCCCCATGGAGAAGGCGGCCAGCTCCTATCTTCCCTCCGCTCCTATGCTCTACGCCGTCATCGACAACCCTGCCATCGTCGATAACCCCGATATCCCCAGCTACCAGCCTCACGTGCACGGCAGGTGCGATCCTCCCGCCCTCATCCCCCTCCAGATGAACCGCGTCTCCCTCCAGGCTGACTGCTATCTCGACACCGCCTTCGTAACCCTCACCGGCTCCTGGCGCGTGCATTGCGTCATGGGGAGCCGGAGCTGCGATTGCTGTATCGCTATTCCGATGGGCGAACAG GGTTCAATTCTAGGTGTTGAGGTTGAAGTACCAAGGGAACTTTATTCTACTGAAATCATTGCCTTTGAGGATCAAAAAGAAACAGGGAAGGCTGTAAAGGTTGATGATGGAAACTATTTGAAGCCCAGTATTTTTACCCTCAAAATTCCACAG ATTGATGGGGGAACAAATCTGTCAGTCACTATTAGATGGTCTCAGAAGTTACTATACCATGATGGGCAATTCACCCTGAACATCCCTTTCAATTTCCCAGAATATGTGACTCCTGCTGGaaagaaaatttcaaaaaaggaaaagataagTGTGAATGTAAACTCGTGCCCTGGAGCAGAAGTTTTGTGTAAGACAGCTAGTCATCCTATGAAG GAACTACGACGCCCAAGTGGGAAGCTGGCCTTCTTGTATGAAGCAGACGTTCTCAACTGGTCCAGTAATGATTTTGTCTTTGCTTATGCT ATTTCAACAGGCCAAACCTATGGCGGTGTGCTTTTGCAATCTCCTGGAGCACTTGACATAGACCAAAGAGAGATGTTCTGCTGCTATCTTTTTCCACAAAATGAGCAGAGCAGAAAG GTATTCAGAAAGGAAGTGGTATTTGTTGTTGATATTAGTGGCAGCATGAGAGGAAAACCTCTTGAGGATACAAAAGCCGCACTCTTTTCAGTACTTTTAAAGCTTGACCCTCAAGACTCATTTAATATCATAGCATTTAGTGGTGAAACTTTCCTATTTTCATCATCTCTTGTGCTGGCAACAAAGGAATCTATTCAAAATGCAATGGAGTGGATAAGCACAAATTTTATTGCTGGTGGTGACACAAACATTTTGAATCCGCTAAATCAG GCCATTGAAATGTTGTCTGACATGAGCAAAACGATTCCAATTATTTTCCTCATCACTGATGGAGCTGTTGAAGATGAAAGACACATCTGTGATGTCATGAAAAGTTATCTAACAAAAGACAGGACTATTTGCCCACGGGTGTATACTTTGGGCGTTG GACGGTTCTGTAACCATTATTTTCTCCGCATGCTTGCAATGTTGAGTCGTGGCTTTTATGAAGATGCTTATGATGTAG AAACACTTGAGGCTCGAGTGGAAGGACTGTTTGCCAAAGCATCATCCATCTTTCTTGCAAATATTGCAATTAACTTTGGAAGTCTTGATCTTGAGGACTTTGAG GTATATCCATCTCAACTTCCAGATCTTTCATCAGAAAGCCCACTGATTCTCTCAGGCAGATACCGCGGAGCGTTTCCTGATAACCTTACGGTCACAGGTTCCCTTGTAGACATGGGCAATTTATCTCTCGACCTGAAGGTACAAGAGGCAGAGGGCATACCCCTTGATAAG GTATTAGCACACCAGCAAATCATGATGCTCACAGCACAGGCATGGTTTACTGAGGACAAGGAGCTTGAGGAGAAG ATAGCAAAAATGAGTGTACAAAATTCTATTGTTTCTGAGTATACACACATGGCACTGGTAGGGACTGAGAAAACAAAGGGAACTCCAGAGCCAATTAAGAAAAAGAAG GGTACAGATAAACAGAAAACGGAAGATCCTAAATCAGAAAAGAGAATAATACTCCAGAATCTTGGCTTCGGTTTCGGCAACCTCACTGCCACAGCTGCAAACACTCCTGCAGGAATTATTGGGGCAACTCCCGTAGCAGCTGACGTTTTCGCGAAGGCAGCATCCAACTGTTGCGGGAAGATGTGCCAGAAGTGCTGCTGCATGTGCTGTATCCAGGCATGTTCCAAGGTGAATGACCAGTGTGCCATTGTGCTGACACAATTGCTGAGTTCATTGGCATGCTTAGGTTGCTGTACCTGCTGTGAGATCTGCTGTTCTGCAGAAGATGGATAA
- the LOC115996720 gene encoding glucosamine inositolphosphorylceramide transferase 1-like yields the protein MGSNPVAISGAGGWWCWRNSSGNGGKSNSGDLCGVSSAFTFFLVSFLLLGSIAALYARLMFTPNVHAGLPTLGCCEDNEGSWSIGVFYGDSPFSLKPIDDMNLQRDKSAAWPVANPVVTCASASQAGIPSNFVADPFLYVKGDDLYLFFETKNPITKQGDIGVAKSMDKGVTWEQLGVALDESWHLSYPYVFDYDGNIYMLPEGSEKGDLRLYRAVDFPTKWVLEKVVLKKPIIDPFIIPHDGKYWLFGSDHSGIGTQSNGQLEIWYATSPLGPWRPHKKNPIYNTDASKGARNGGRPFVYDGNIYRVGQDCGETYGRRIRTFRVENLTTHYFKEVEVSLGVKESIKGQNAWNGARNHHVDVQQLSSGEWIAVLDGDRVHSGDAMHRFVLGTASVFGVAALVMLLGLLLGALSFTVPLSWRSHNLGKKSDAFSSWEKSNSFSLKFRLFCCQLNRLSSFLRANIKPNTCAGTSILAVTFLMAAFLTCAGVNYIYGGSGAQEPYVLNGHYSQFTLLTMTYDARMWNLKMYIKHYSRCSSVREIVVVWNKGKPPQLSEFDSAVPVRIRVEEKNSLNNRFKLDPLIKTRAVLELDDDIMMTCDDIERGFFIWREHPDRIVGYYPRLANGSPLQYRAERHARKHNGYNMILTGAAFIDAQRAFERYSSEEAAGGREIVDKFFNCEDVLLNYLYANASASSNTVEYVKPAWAIDMSKFSGVAISSNTQAHYNIRSKCLEKFSEIYGSIANRKSEFGSRKDGWDV from the exons ATGGGTTCAAACCCAGTTGCGATCTCCGGCGCCGGCGGCTGGTGGTGCTGGAGAAACAGTTCCGGCAACGGCGGCAAGAGCAACAGTGGAGATCTCTGTGGTGTCTCCTCGGCTTTCACTTTCTTCCTTGTCTCATTTCTGTTGTTGGGCTCTATAGCTGCCCTCTATGCTCGCCTCATGTTCACGCCTAATGTCCATGCGGGTCTGCCCACTTTGGGCTGTTGCGAAGACAATGAGGGGTCGTGGTCAATTGGTGTTTTCTATGGCGACTCTCCTTTCTCCCTTAAACCAATTGATGAT ATGAATTTGCAGAGGGACAAGAGTGCAGCATGGCCTGTGGCCAATCCAGTTGTAACTTGTGCTTCGGCTTCTCAGGCTGGAATTCCCAGTAATTTTGTTGCTGACCCCTTTCTTTATGTTAAG GGAGACGATCTTTACCTGTTCTTTGAAACAAAGAATCCAATCACAAAGCAAGGGGATATTGGAGTTGCTAAAAGTATGGATAAAGGAGTAACGTGGGAGCAATTGGGCGTTGCCTTGGATGAATCTTGGCATCTCTCGTATCCATATGTCTTTGACTATGATGGGAAT ATATATATGTTGCCTGAGGGAAGTGAAAAGGGGGATCTCCGTCTGTACCGAGCTGTAGATTTTCCGACAAAGTGGGTGCTAGAGAAGGTCGTATTGAAAAAGCCCATTATAGACCCGTTTATAATTCCACATGACGGGAAGTACTGGCTGTTTGGTTCTGATCACAGCGGCATTGGAACCCAGAGTAACGGGCAATTAGAGATCTGGTATGCTACATCCCCGCTTGGTCCTTGGAGGCCGCACAAGAAGAATCCTATTTACAACACAGATGCGAGCAAAGGAGCTCGAAATGGAGGCAGACCATTTGTCTATGATGGAAATATTTATCGTGTTGGTCAAGACTGTGGTGAGACATATGGGCGGCGGATACGCACCTTCAGAGTAGAAAATCTCACAACACATTATTTCAAAGAGGTTGAAGTTTCGTTGGGCGTCAAAGAGTCTATTAAGGGGCAAAATGCCTGGAATGGTGCCCGCAACCATCACGTTGATGTGCAACAACTGAGCTCGGGAGAGTGGATTGCTGTCTTGGACGGAGACCGTGTGCATTCGGGAGATGCAATGCATCGGTTTGTTCTCGGCACTGCTTCTGTTTTCGGTGTTGCAGCGCTGGTAATGTTGTTGGGGCTTTTACTTGGGGCTCTGAGTTTTACTGTGCCCTTAAGTTGGCGCTCCCACAATCTAGGGAAGAAAAGCGATGCTTTTTCGTCTTGGGAGAAATCGAACTCGTTCTCTTTGAAATTCAGATTGTTTTGCTGCCAGTTGAACCGTCTGAGCTCATTTCTCCGTGCTAATATAAAGCCAAACACTTGTGCCGGGACTTCAATTCTTGCTGTTACGTTTTTAATGGCAGCTTTTTTAACGTGTGCTGGTGTCAATTACATCTATGGAGGTAGCGGTGCTCAAGAACCCTATGTTTTGAACGGTCACTATTCTCAATTCACGTTATTGACAATGACCTACGATGCCCGTATGTGGAACCTGAAAATGTACATCAAGCATTACTCGAGATGTTCTTCTGTGCGTGAAATTGTAGTGGTGTGGAACAAAGGAAAACCTCCGCAGTTGAGTGAATTCGATTCTGCAGTGCCAGTGAGGATACGAGTGGAGGAAAAGAACTCGTTAAACAACCGATTCAAACTGGATCCGTTGATAAAGACCCGAGCTGTCCTTGAACTTGACGATGACATAATGATGACTTGTGATGACATTGAACGAGGGTTTTTCATATGGCGTGAGCATCCGGATAGGATCGTCGGGTACTACCCTCGCCTCGCTAACGGGAGCCCGTTGCAGTACAGGGCCGAGAGACATGCCCGCAAGCACAACGGATACAACATGATACTGACAGGGGCAGCGTTCATCGACGCTCAAAGGGCTTTCGAGAGGTACTCGAGCGAGGAAGCTGCAGGCGGGAGGGAAATCGTGGACAAGTTCTTTAACTGCGAGGACGTGCTACTGAACTACCTATACGCAAACGCGAGCGCTTCTTCTAACACGGTCGAATACGTGAAACCCGCGTGGGCGATCGACATGTCGAAGTTCTCGGGCGTTGCAATCAGCAGCAACACGCAAGCGCACTACAACATCAGGAGCAAATGCCTCGAGAAGTTCTCGGAGATTTACGGGAGCATAGCGAACCGGAAATCGGAGTTTGGCAGCCGGAAGGATGGCTGGGATGTATAG